In the Duncaniella freteri genome, one interval contains:
- a CDS encoding electron transfer flavoprotein subunit alpha/FixB family protein, whose amino-acid sequence MDQNNLIVYLEIEDGKVADVSLELLTKGRVLAEKLGVKLEAVAVGDNLDSVAEQVFPYGVDRLYRVQDKRLSPYTSNPHSAVLINLFKEIKPQICLMGATCIGRDLGPRVSSCLHSGLTADCTALEIGDHTDARTKQEYKDLLLQIRPAFGGNIVATIVNPECRPQMATVREGVMKKEVFDAAHKGEVIDLEASKYVSDADFVVEIIDRHIEKSKINIKNSPIIVAGGYGVGSKENFQLLHELADTLGAEVGASRAAVDAGLTEHARQIGQTGVTVRPKLYIACGISGQIQHIAGMQESSIIISINNDPAAPINSIADYVITGNLEEVVPKLIKYYKKNSK is encoded by the coding sequence ATGGACCAGAATAATCTTATAGTATATCTTGAAATCGAGGATGGCAAAGTTGCCGACGTGAGCCTCGAACTTCTGACCAAAGGGCGTGTGCTCGCCGAGAAACTTGGTGTGAAGCTCGAAGCCGTGGCTGTAGGTGACAACCTGGACAGCGTGGCAGAGCAGGTGTTTCCCTACGGAGTTGACCGTCTGTACCGCGTGCAGGACAAGCGTCTCTCGCCCTATACCTCGAATCCGCATTCGGCAGTGCTCATCAACCTGTTCAAAGAGATCAAGCCTCAGATATGCCTGATGGGTGCAACCTGCATAGGCAGAGACTTGGGTCCGCGTGTGAGCTCATGCCTGCACAGCGGTCTGACCGCCGACTGTACGGCACTTGAGATAGGTGACCATACCGATGCCCGCACCAAGCAGGAGTACAAGGACCTGCTATTGCAGATACGTCCGGCATTCGGCGGAAATATCGTAGCTACAATCGTCAACCCGGAGTGCCGCCCGCAGATGGCTACCGTGCGCGAGGGCGTGATGAAGAAAGAGGTGTTTGACGCTGCGCACAAGGGTGAGGTGATCGACCTTGAGGCAAGCAAGTATGTGAGCGATGCGGACTTTGTGGTAGAGATCATAGACCGCCACATAGAGAAGTCAAAAATCAATATCAAGAATTCGCCCATTATCGTAGCCGGCGGCTATGGCGTAGGGTCGAAAGAGAATTTCCAGCTACTTCATGAGCTTGCCGATACTCTCGGCGCAGAAGTTGGCGCGTCGCGCGCCGCTGTGGATGCCGGACTCACCGAGCATGCCCGCCAGATAGGTCAGACCGGTGTGACAGTGCGTCCGAAGCTCTATATCGCATGCGGCATATCAGGCCAGATACAGCATATAGCCGGTATGCAGGAGAGCTCGATAATCATCTCAATCAACAATGACCCTGCCGCTCCCATCAACTCGATCGCCGACTATGTAATCACCGGCAATCTTGAGGAGGTGGTGCCAAAGCTGATCAAATACTACAAGAAAAACTCGAAGTAA
- a CDS encoding electron transfer flavoprotein subunit beta/FixA family protein: protein MSLNIIVLAKQVPDTRNVGKDAMKEDGTINRAALPAIFNPEDLNALEQALRIKDANPGSTITLLTMGLPRAAEIIREAIYRGADSGVVLTDRALGGADTLATSYSLAQAVKKIGNYDIILGGRQAIDGDTAQVGPQIAEKLGIPQVTYAEEILDLKDGYVTVKRRLENGVETVKAPLPCVVTVNGSAAECRPRNAMRVQKYKYAASPSEAAALSDERKALLEKRPYLNLQEWSAAYVDADPSQIGLPGSPTKVKNVENVVFATKECRVLDDSDAAIEDLIKELITNHTIG, encoded by the coding sequence ATGAGTCTCAACATCATCGTGCTCGCCAAGCAGGTGCCTGACACCCGCAACGTGGGCAAAGATGCAATGAAAGAGGATGGCACCATCAACCGTGCAGCGCTGCCAGCCATCTTCAATCCCGAGGACCTCAATGCACTTGAGCAGGCACTCCGGATCAAGGATGCCAATCCCGGGTCGACAATCACATTGCTCACCATGGGCCTGCCCCGCGCAGCCGAAATAATCCGTGAAGCCATATACCGCGGAGCGGACTCAGGCGTGGTGCTCACCGACCGTGCCCTGGGCGGAGCGGACACTCTCGCAACCTCCTATTCTCTCGCCCAGGCCGTGAAGAAGATAGGGAACTATGACATAATACTCGGCGGCCGTCAGGCAATCGACGGAGACACGGCACAGGTGGGCCCGCAGATAGCTGAGAAGCTCGGCATACCTCAGGTGACTTATGCCGAGGAGATCCTTGACCTTAAGGACGGCTATGTGACCGTGAAGCGCAGACTTGAGAACGGCGTGGAGACGGTGAAGGCTCCCCTGCCCTGCGTGGTGACCGTCAACGGCTCTGCCGCAGAATGCCGTCCCCGCAACGCTATGCGCGTGCAGAAATACAAGTATGCCGCATCGCCCAGCGAAGCAGCCGCACTCAGCGACGAGCGCAAGGCTCTGCTTGAGAAGCGTCCCTACCTGAACCTCCAGGAATGGAGCGCGGCCTATGTGGACGCAGATCCCTCGCAGATAGGTCTGCCGGGCTCGCCCACGAAGGTGAAGAATGTGGAGAACGTGGTGTTTGCCACGAAGGAGTGCCGGGTGCTCGATGACAGCGATGCAGCCATCGAGGATCTCATCAAAGAACTTATTACCAACCATACAATAGGATAA
- a CDS encoding acyl-CoA dehydrogenase family protein encodes MANFYTDNPDLRHHLTHPLMEKIVALKERNYTDAEKYDYAPLDYADAQDSYDKVLEIVGEICGDIIASNAEDVDHQGPSVADGRVIYADATKVNLDACRKAGLMGMAMPRRYGGLNFPITPYIMAADIVSRADTGFENLWGLQDCAETIYEFANEDQKQRFITRVCQGETMSMDLTEPDAGSDLQSVMLRATEQPDGTWRLNGVKRFITNGDSDIHLVLARSEAGTKDGRGLSMFIYDKRDGGVNVRRIENKMGIKGSPTCELTYKNAKAELCGSRRMGLIKYVMALMNGARLGIAAQSVGVSELAYREALAYARDRKQFGKAIIEFPAVYEMLSVMKAKLDASRSLLYECARFVDMYKVYDDIAKERSLTPEERKESKMYSRQADALTPLAKGMGSEYCNQNAYDCIQIHGGSGFMKDYACERLYRDARITSIYEGTTQLQVVAAIRHVTTGTYLGLINSYLENDVKPELQSIKERIRVMAEVYAKAVETVGKVEDQAYGDFMARRLVEMAGVTVMSCLLMLDAERNDSFRRSAEVYLNLAQAEVTKHAEFINTFDPERVDEYKVM; translated from the coding sequence ATGGCTAATTTCTATACTGACAATCCCGATCTCAGACACCATCTCACCCATCCGCTGATGGAGAAGATTGTGGCTCTGAAAGAACGTAACTATACCGATGCAGAGAAGTATGACTATGCTCCTCTGGACTATGCCGACGCTCAGGACAGCTATGACAAGGTGCTTGAAATCGTAGGCGAGATATGCGGTGACATCATTGCTTCCAATGCCGAGGATGTGGACCATCAGGGCCCGTCGGTGGCTGACGGACGTGTGATCTATGCTGACGCCACAAAGGTGAATCTGGATGCCTGCCGCAAGGCCGGGCTTATGGGCATGGCTATGCCCCGCAGATACGGCGGTCTGAACTTCCCTATCACTCCTTACATCATGGCTGCCGATATCGTGAGCCGTGCCGATACTGGTTTTGAGAACCTGTGGGGACTTCAGGACTGTGCGGAGACCATCTATGAGTTTGCCAACGAGGACCAGAAGCAGAGGTTTATCACCCGGGTGTGCCAGGGGGAGACTATGTCGATGGACCTTACCGAACCGGACGCCGGCTCGGACCTCCAGAGCGTGATGCTCAGAGCTACCGAGCAGCCTGACGGAACATGGAGGCTCAACGGCGTGAAGCGTTTCATCACCAACGGTGACAGCGATATACACCTGGTGCTTGCCCGCTCGGAGGCCGGGACTAAGGATGGCCGCGGACTGTCGATGTTTATCTACGACAAGCGCGACGGCGGTGTGAATGTGCGCCGCATCGAGAACAAGATGGGTATCAAGGGCTCTCCTACCTGTGAGCTTACTTATAAGAATGCCAAGGCTGAGCTGTGCGGCTCACGCCGTATGGGCCTCATCAAGTATGTGATGGCTCTTATGAACGGTGCTCGCCTGGGTATTGCAGCTCAGAGCGTGGGTGTGAGCGAGCTTGCTTACCGCGAGGCTCTCGCTTATGCACGTGACCGCAAGCAGTTCGGCAAGGCTATTATCGAGTTTCCGGCTGTGTATGAGATGCTTTCGGTGATGAAGGCTAAGCTCGATGCGTCACGCTCGCTGCTGTATGAGTGCGCCCGATTTGTGGATATGTACAAGGTGTATGACGATATCGCCAAGGAGCGTTCGCTCACTCCCGAGGAGCGCAAGGAGTCGAAGATGTATTCCCGTCAGGCTGACGCGCTGACCCCGCTCGCCAAGGGTATGGGCAGCGAATACTGCAACCAGAATGCATATGACTGTATACAGATACACGGCGGCTCGGGCTTCATGAAGGATTATGCCTGTGAACGTCTGTACCGCGATGCGCGCATCACTTCGATCTATGAGGGCACTACCCAACTCCAGGTGGTAGCTGCTATACGTCACGTCACTACCGGCACTTACCTGGGGCTTATCAATTCTTATCTTGAGAATGATGTGAAGCCTGAGCTCCAGAGCATCAAGGAGCGCATCAGGGTCATGGCTGAGGTATATGCCAAGGCTGTCGAGACTGTAGGCAAGGTGGAGGATCAGGCTTATGGTGACTTTATGGCCCGCCGCCTTGTGGAGATGGCCGGTGTCACTGTGATGAGCTGTCTGCTTATGCTTGACGCTGAGCGTAACGATTCGTTCCGCCGTTCAGCTGAGGTGTATCTCAATCTTGCTCAGGCTGAGGTGACGAAGCATGCTGAGTTTATCAATACTTTTGATCCTGAGAGGGTTGATGAGTATAAGGTGATGTAA